The following are from one region of the Segatella oris genome:
- a CDS encoding IS256 family transposase gives MKLTHSQISEILSNYTSSSEGFVTLQSLIMNSLMFHERELFVSANGNEQCNGFRSRRWYSHGFEFSLRVPRSRSGNFYPVLLGLIRNESEERARLFNLLYTKGLTTQQIGEFSDSIYGRAYSRQQVSYLSRCCREDVEQWLGRALSPHYLAVYIDATFISTRRDGQVSKEAYYTMLGVLEDGSREVLTVVNHPTEGAVCWKEELEALKERGVEGIDLVVSDALQGIENAVCAAFPQAAHQFCVAHVKRQILGSVSHKDKPEVARELGEVFSLENKEMKSLQGYGHFITFVTKWEKKYPTLRRYKAERNAAYFTYMDFPIEVQRCIYTTNWIERLNRKYKRTVSMRTSMPSDKSVIFLLAAVAVEETKKTYARRIYQFKNWKQKIENEWKERIE, from the coding sequence ATGAAACTTACACATTCACAAATTTCGGAAATTCTTTCGAATTACACAAGCAGCAGCGAGGGTTTTGTCACCCTTCAGTCTTTAATTATGAACTCCTTGATGTTTCATGAACGGGAGCTTTTCGTCAGTGCAAACGGCAATGAGCAATGCAACGGTTTCCGTTCTCGACGTTGGTACAGTCACGGCTTTGAGTTTTCCCTGCGCGTCCCCCGCAGCCGCAGCGGCAACTTCTATCCCGTTCTCCTGGGCCTGATACGCAATGAAAGCGAGGAACGTGCGAGGCTGTTCAACCTTCTCTACACCAAGGGACTTACTACGCAACAGATAGGCGAGTTCTCCGACAGCATCTATGGCCGCGCTTACAGCAGGCAGCAGGTTTCCTATCTGTCCAGGTGTTGCCGTGAAGACGTTGAACAGTGGCTCGGCCGTGCCTTGTCCCCGCATTACTTAGCCGTCTACATTGACGCCACCTTTATCTCCACCCGCAGGGACGGGCAGGTATCCAAGGAGGCCTACTATACCATGCTGGGGGTGTTGGAGGACGGAAGCAGGGAAGTGCTCACCGTAGTCAACCATCCCACAGAAGGGGCCGTATGCTGGAAAGAGGAGCTTGAGGCGTTGAAAGAAAGGGGCGTCGAGGGAATTGACCTTGTCGTTTCCGATGCGCTGCAAGGCATAGAGAATGCCGTCTGTGCTGCCTTTCCGCAGGCAGCCCACCAGTTCTGTGTGGCACATGTCAAGCGACAGATACTTGGTAGCGTATCCCATAAGGATAAGCCGGAAGTGGCCCGGGAACTTGGCGAAGTGTTTTCCTTGGAGAACAAAGAGATGAAATCCTTGCAGGGATACGGACATTTCATTACTTTTGTAACCAAATGGGAAAAGAAGTACCCAACCTTGAGAAGGTATAAGGCGGAGCGTAACGCAGCTTACTTCACGTACATGGACTTCCCCATAGAAGTACAAAGGTGCATATACACGACCAACTGGATTGAAAGGTTAAACAGAAAATACAAGAGAACCGTAAGCATGAGGACCTCTATGCCGTCAGACAAGTCAGTGATATTCCTATTGGCTGCTGTGGCTGTGGAGGAAACAAAGAAGACATATGCCAGAAGAATATATCAATTTAAAAACTGGAAACAGAAAATAGAAAACGAATGGAAAGAGAGAATAGAATAG
- a CDS encoding PP2C family protein-serine/threonine phosphatase, with the protein MKICIAFQSIAANEKNGDFILQKKIADGTLVLLADGMGGLDFPEQASKIVCEAILDYFESYNASAPSKIIRESLEYADKTLRKACYQRKCKMGTALTLVYLTDSFLYYTSLGDVRLYHEHINGTITLLTSDDVINIGGESYLTVCINGRGYRTPIEVYQMSVQTGDRFILCSDGFYKQYDVSEYLQQRTLPPLQCTEDDCSVVDINIK; encoded by the coding sequence ATGAAGATATGTATTGCTTTTCAAAGCATAGCTGCTAACGAAAAGAATGGAGACTTTATTCTTCAGAAGAAAATAGCAGACGGAACTTTGGTTTTACTTGCTGATGGTATGGGAGGATTAGATTTTCCTGAACAGGCATCGAAAATCGTTTGTGAAGCAATCCTTGATTACTTTGAAAGTTACAATGCGTCTGCCCCCTCAAAGATTATTCGAGAGAGCTTAGAATATGCCGATAAAACCTTACGTAAGGCATGCTACCAAAGAAAGTGTAAGATGGGTACTGCCCTCACGCTTGTGTATCTGACGGATAGCTTTCTCTATTATACTTCATTGGGTGATGTTCGTCTATATCATGAACACATTAATGGGACAATCACACTGCTGACGTCCGATGATGTAATCAACATTGGAGGTGAGAGTTACCTTACAGTCTGTATTAATGGAAGAGGGTACAGAACTCCAATAGAAGTATATCAAATGTCAGTACAAACAGGAGATCGCTTCATACTTTGTAGCGATGGCTTCTACAAACAATATGATGTAAGTGAGTACTTGCAACAGAGAACTTTACCACCTTTACAATGCACGGAAGATGACTGTTCTGTGGTTGATATTAATATAAAATAA
- a CDS encoding transposase, whose protein sequence is MSKSMKHYSEELKLSLIRSYYESGQSKGKFCREHGLCDTSWLNYWLKTYENSKEMLPLRSEAKSDGDMTNRSKDSYREEIHELKKRVRELEKALDYSKSETSARDLMIDKAEEYFEIPIRKKSGAKQR, encoded by the coding sequence ATGAGTAAAAGTATGAAACATTACAGTGAGGAACTCAAATTATCTCTGATTCGTTCCTACTACGAGTCGGGCCAATCGAAAGGTAAGTTTTGCAGAGAGCATGGTCTGTGTGACACTTCATGGCTAAATTATTGGCTAAAGACCTATGAGAACAGCAAAGAAATGTTACCTTTGCGTTCAGAAGCAAAATCAGACGGTGATATGACAAATCGAAGCAAAGACAGCTACCGGGAAGAGATTCATGAGTTGAAGAAGCGTGTCAGAGAATTGGAGAAGGCCTTGGACTACTCCAAATCGGAGACGTCAGCCCGTGACTTAATGATTGATAAGGCTGAAGAATATTTTGAGATTCCTATAAGAAAAAAATCCGGGGCCAAGCAGCGTTAG
- a CDS encoding putative phage abortive infection protein, with protein MKKNLMFWMAIIFLVAGILLCVYFLYMGISQKVFSNSYVVEQLKNNLGSFISGTIGILFTITATIFLFITFREQRKQFELSKQSQEQSRFETTYFNLLLMLDDVRDNVNKNIAQHFNTPDITTIWDYYGLMKEYYTIYPKEENKDNFETIMDRLSSNSLNTEKDMAQGCILDFFDSFVGKHNFSIGYFFRYIYNTINFVVTERNAVQDKTENTDIQRYLNILQAQLSDEELALIFYDALSSFGKNKHGYKQFHTLLNTYQFLENINEHFLLHRNHHVFYQKTFFKFLNRDERRLKKKCL; from the coding sequence ATGAAGAAAAATTTGATGTTTTGGATGGCTATTATTTTTTTAGTTGCAGGCATACTCCTATGTGTATACTTTTTGTATATGGGTATTTCACAAAAGGTTTTTAGTAATAGTTATGTTGTTGAACAACTAAAGAATAACCTTGGAAGTTTTATTTCAGGTACGATTGGTATACTCTTTACAATAACAGCAACTATCTTCTTATTCATAACATTCAGAGAACAACGGAAACAGTTTGAATTATCTAAACAGTCTCAAGAGCAATCTCGCTTTGAAACGACATATTTTAATCTCCTATTAATGTTAGATGATGTTAGGGATAATGTGAATAAAAACATTGCTCAACACTTTAATACCCCCGACATTACAACGATATGGGACTATTATGGATTAATGAAAGAATATTACACAATCTATCCGAAAGAAGAGAACAAGGATAATTTTGAAACTATTATGGATAGGCTGTCAAGCAATTCATTGAATACCGAGAAAGATATGGCTCAAGGTTGTATATTAGATTTTTTTGATTCATTCGTTGGAAAGCATAATTTTAGTATAGGCTATTTTTTTAGATATATTTACAATACGATCAACTTTGTCGTAACAGAAAGGAATGCAGTTCAAGATAAAACCGAGAATACTGACATTCAACGTTATTTAAATATTTTACAAGCACAATTGTCAGACGAAGAATTAGCCTTGATTTTTTACGATGCTCTTTCATCCTTTGGAAAAAATAAGCATGGGTATAAGCAATTTCATACTTTATTAAATACATACCAATTTTTGGAAAATATTAACGAGCACTTTTTGCTACATAGAAATCACCATGTATTTTATCAAAAAACATTTTTCAAATTTTTAAATAGAGATGAGAGGCGTTTAAAAAAGAAATGCCTCTAA
- a CDS encoding helix-turn-helix domain-containing protein, whose amino-acid sequence MPYLNDTSETDWCKQLFDKLRTVENKLDQLLVLQEQSVDTTVRPPLKPEYLDIIDVSIILKVEQKTIYNWVWAGKIPFLKANGRLLFLREEIDSILRKRECR is encoded by the coding sequence ATGCCATACTTAAACGATACTTCAGAAACAGATTGGTGCAAACAATTGTTTGATAAACTAAGAACTGTCGAGAATAAACTCGACCAGTTACTTGTCCTGCAAGAGCAATCCGTCGATACAACTGTCCGTCCACCTTTGAAACCGGAATATCTGGATATCATAGATGTTTCTATAATCTTGAAAGTTGAGCAAAAGACTATCTATAACTGGGTTTGGGCGGGTAAGATCCCATTTCTCAAAGCTAATGGTAGGCTGCTGTTTCTTCGTGAAGAGATTGATAGTATACTACGTAAGCGAGAGTGTAGGTAA
- a CDS encoding type IV toxin-antitoxin system AbiEi family antitoxin, with the protein MGEIHIIEQAVSAMKQQWGESGLNITYDLTPQSNPILKGRVNIIGIDFPCLVENEVNSINIGRIQDLIKGCAELQKIPILLIARYVQPGVYNILRTAGINFVDTVGNYQILYTKGKKLIFQLSHTGEKAPIALNKAYPIFQEAGLKVIFYLLQDVDNVGKTFREIKEQCDVSLGTIKNVLDELEARKFVLTTKRKRILKDKRRLLDLWVENYHHVLKPKLLVKHFAFRDEQSKAQWDKIVLPEGICWGGECAAYQVNGYLTPQKFEIYTDVAWGNLMKTGAMRATEGEITIYQKFWKGSTMPIILIYADLLGDGNSRSIEAANKILNDELSNFK; encoded by the coding sequence ATGGGAGAAATACATATTATAGAACAGGCAGTAAGTGCAATGAAGCAACAATGGGGAGAAAGTGGACTCAATATCACCTATGATTTAACCCCACAAAGTAATCCTATACTTAAAGGACGAGTTAACATCATAGGAATAGACTTTCCTTGCCTTGTAGAAAACGAGGTGAATAGTATCAACATTGGCCGCATTCAGGATTTGATAAAGGGGTGTGCTGAACTACAAAAGATACCTATTTTGCTTATTGCACGATATGTTCAACCAGGTGTTTATAACATTTTACGAACGGCAGGCATTAATTTTGTAGATACTGTTGGTAACTATCAAATCCTATATACAAAAGGTAAGAAGTTGATTTTTCAACTTTCTCACACAGGTGAAAAAGCACCTATAGCGCTTAACAAGGCTTATCCAATCTTTCAAGAAGCGGGCTTAAAAGTCATTTTTTATTTGTTGCAAGATGTAGACAATGTGGGTAAAACTTTTAGGGAAATCAAAGAACAGTGCGATGTTTCGTTAGGTACTATAAAAAATGTACTTGATGAATTAGAAGCTCGAAAGTTTGTATTGACTACTAAAAGAAAGCGTATACTGAAAGACAAACGCAGGTTGCTTGACCTATGGGTGGAAAACTATCATCATGTTCTTAAGCCAAAACTTTTGGTGAAGCATTTTGCCTTTCGAGATGAACAGTCTAAAGCACAATGGGATAAAATAGTGTTGCCCGAAGGAATATGCTGGGGTGGAGAGTGTGCTGCTTATCAAGTAAACGGATATTTAACTCCACAAAAGTTTGAAATATATACCGATGTAGCTTGGGGTAATCTGATGAAAACAGGTGCCATGCGTGCTACAGAAGGAGAAATTACAATATATCAGAAGTTTTGGAAAGGCAGTACAATGCCAATAATTCTTATTTATGCAGACTTATTAGGTGATGGCAATAGTCGTTCAATAGAAGCTGCAAATAAAATATTGAATGATGAGCTTTCAAATTTCAAGTAA
- a CDS encoding IS3 family transposase, translating to MSVVCRLFGHCRQAFYQLRTDIIQKAEHERRVIESVREIRAEDAGIGGYKLWLMLIAMYGRDYVPGRDSFFALLRCKGLMLPKPNPRHTTNSNHRYHKWKNLIKGFVPTAANRLWVADITYIPIATGDVCYLYLITDAYSHKVVGWALADTLRTAITIEALNMAVEEAKAMMNTDTLTGLIHHSDRGVQYCCDAYVKILRDNGISVSMTEDYNPTDNAVAESINGKIKVECVYRTRFNTFGQAREVIARYIHFYNCHRPHMSIGYKVPQVVHFEQGAQERMWKNKVYPQKNRRIENNPLSLRTTVP from the coding sequence ATCTCGGTCGTCTGCAGGCTGTTTGGCCATTGTCGTCAGGCTTTCTACCAGTTACGGACTGACATTATTCAGAAGGCAGAGCATGAACGCAGGGTCATAGAATCCGTCAGGGAGATCCGTGCAGAAGATGCCGGTATCGGCGGTTATAAGCTATGGCTGATGCTCATAGCCATGTATGGTCGAGACTATGTTCCCGGCCGTGACAGCTTCTTTGCACTCTTGCGATGCAAGGGGTTGATGCTTCCCAAGCCCAATCCCCGCCATACGACAAACTCAAATCATCGTTATCACAAATGGAAAAATCTCATCAAGGGCTTTGTGCCCACAGCAGCCAACCGGCTTTGGGTGGCAGATATCACTTACATTCCCATAGCAACAGGCGATGTATGCTATCTGTATCTCATCACCGATGCCTATTCTCACAAGGTAGTCGGATGGGCCTTGGCCGACACCCTTCGTACAGCCATAACAATTGAAGCGCTGAATATGGCTGTTGAAGAAGCCAAGGCAATGATGAATACGGATACCTTGACAGGACTGATCCATCACTCTGACCGTGGTGTGCAATACTGTTGTGATGCATATGTGAAGATACTCCGGGACAATGGCATATCCGTTTCAATGACCGAGGATTATAATCCGACAGACAATGCTGTGGCAGAAAGCATCAATGGTAAAATAAAGGTGGAATGCGTTTATCGGACCCGCTTCAACACCTTCGGGCAGGCCCGCGAGGTTATCGCACGATACATCCACTTCTACAACTGTCACCGGCCGCACATGAGCATCGGATATAAGGTTCCCCAGGTAGTCCACTTCGAGCAGGGGGCACAGGAAAGAATGTGGAAGAACAAAGTTTATCCTCAAAAGAACAGGAGGATTGAAAACAATCCACTATCTTTGCGGACAACAGTTCCATAG
- a CDS encoding nucleotidyl transferase AbiEii/AbiGii toxin family protein has protein sequence MSFQISSNKIDNPFLVELLRTASECFKEVGQDFFVIGATARDILIQQLVGISSGRKTRDLDLAIAIPNWEAFDEIKQMLLAHGFTKDEKMYQRFYYGVYEMDIVPYGDVAKEDGYIYWPPEEDIAMSVKGYEEVLKDAITISIDNEFDIKLASLHGLFILKFNAWLDRNLQTNKDADDMGFIIENYFIANLNRSVYQEVFDWDDFDEFIVGAYWLANDIVGFLPIKYLSYYEKCLQKEIAKEEDSRLLQQILDSNSVLQYEQVLYAFQKMIEVFNKFTR, from the coding sequence ATGAGCTTTCAAATTTCAAGTAATAAGATAGACAATCCATTTTTGGTTGAATTATTAAGAACCGCCAGTGAATGTTTTAAAGAGGTAGGACAAGACTTCTTTGTAATTGGTGCAACTGCACGTGATATACTGATACAGCAATTAGTAGGCATTAGCTCTGGTCGAAAAACGAGAGATTTAGATTTAGCTATTGCTATCCCTAATTGGGAAGCCTTTGACGAAATAAAGCAGATGCTTTTGGCGCATGGTTTCACTAAGGATGAGAAAATGTATCAACGCTTCTATTATGGGGTTTATGAAATGGATATTGTTCCTTACGGAGATGTTGCAAAAGAAGATGGATATATTTATTGGCCACCAGAAGAAGATATAGCCATGTCTGTGAAAGGTTATGAGGAGGTACTAAAAGATGCTATAACCATAAGTATTGATAATGAATTTGACATCAAGCTAGCATCACTTCACGGACTTTTTATTCTAAAGTTTAATGCTTGGTTAGATCGTAACCTGCAAACAAATAAAGATGCTGATGATATGGGGTTTATCATTGAGAACTACTTCATAGCCAACTTAAATAGGAGTGTATACCAAGAAGTTTTTGATTGGGACGATTTTGATGAGTTTATTGTCGGTGCATATTGGCTTGCCAATGACATTGTGGGTTTTCTCCCCATAAAGTATTTGTCCTATTATGAAAAATGCCTACAAAAGGAAATCGCAAAAGAAGAGGACAGTAGGCTTCTTCAACAAATACTGGACAGTAACTCAGTTCTTCAGTATGAGCAAGTTTTATATGCATTCCAAAAAATGATAGAAGTTTTTAATAAGTTTACCCGATGA